In one window of Streptomyces roseofulvus DNA:
- a CDS encoding MarR family winged helix-turn-helix transcriptional regulator, whose protein sequence is MPDLSHGTADDAAAVNALRSSVMRLSRRLKRQRVDESLSPTEMSVLGTLALCGSATPGELARKEHVQPPSMTRIVALLEAKGLVRLEPHPDDRRQKVVSQTERAEAMLEDARRKRNAWLASLAEGLDEDEWAVLRAAAPVLEKLAHL, encoded by the coding sequence ATGCCTGACCTGTCCCACGGCACCGCCGACGACGCCGCGGCCGTGAACGCGCTGCGCTCGTCCGTGATGCGGCTGAGCCGGCGCCTCAAGCGCCAGCGCGTCGACGAGTCGCTGAGCCCCACCGAGATGTCGGTGCTCGGCACCCTGGCCCTCTGCGGCTCCGCCACCCCCGGTGAGCTGGCCCGCAAGGAGCACGTCCAGCCGCCGTCGATGACCCGCATCGTCGCCCTGCTCGAAGCCAAGGGACTGGTCCGGCTCGAGCCGCATCCCGACGACCGCCGGCAGAAGGTGGTCAGCCAGACCGAGAGGGCCGAGGCCATGCTCGAGGACGCCCGCCGCAAGCGGAACGCCTGGCTGGCCTCCCTCGCCGAGGGTCTGGACGAGGACGAGTGGGCCGTACTGCGCGCGGCCGCTCCCGTCCTGGAGAAGCTCGCCCATCTCTGA
- a CDS encoding MFS transporter, with protein MSTGPGADSAPVHQPTLDTRGRERAPRGTFSSLSIRNYRLFFTGAIVSNTGTWMARITQDWLVLSLTGSAAAVGITTALQFLPMLLFGLYGGVVADRYPKRRLLLISQAALGLCGLALAALTLSGQVQVWHVYLIAFLLGMVTVVDNPARQSFVSEMVGPDRLRNAVSLNSANFQSARLVGPAVAGVLIAGVGSGWAFLINGLSFLAPLTALWLMRPSELHKVERAPRGKGQLREGLRYVAGRPDLIWPIVLVGFVGTFGFNFPIWLTAFSGEVFHVGAGSYGLLNTLMAAGSLAGALLAARRGSTRLRMLVIAAGVFGGLEVAAAFSPSFWLFALLLVPIGMIGLTVNITANSAVQMATDPVMRGRVMSLYMMVFAGGTPIGAPLLGWVTDTYGARVGFATGGLVSLAAAAVIGLVLARIGNLRVAMGWRHGHPSLRFVPRVAPERLTAAA; from the coding sequence TTGAGTACGGGACCCGGAGCAGACTCCGCACCCGTCCATCAACCCACCCTCGACACCCGCGGGCGCGAGAGGGCCCCCAGGGGAACCTTCTCCTCGCTCTCGATCCGGAACTACCGGCTGTTCTTCACCGGAGCGATCGTCTCCAACACCGGTACGTGGATGGCCCGGATCACCCAGGACTGGCTGGTCCTGAGCCTCACCGGCTCGGCCGCCGCCGTCGGCATCACCACGGCCCTGCAGTTCCTGCCGATGCTCCTCTTCGGCCTCTACGGCGGAGTCGTCGCCGACCGCTACCCGAAGCGGCGCCTGCTGCTGATCAGCCAGGCCGCCCTCGGCCTGTGCGGTCTCGCGCTCGCCGCGCTCACCCTCTCCGGACAGGTGCAGGTCTGGCACGTCTACCTGATCGCCTTCCTCCTCGGCATGGTGACCGTCGTCGACAACCCGGCCCGGCAGTCCTTCGTCTCCGAGATGGTCGGCCCCGACCGGCTCCGCAACGCCGTCTCGCTCAATTCCGCCAACTTCCAGTCCGCCCGGCTCGTCGGCCCCGCCGTCGCCGGCGTGCTGATCGCCGGAGTCGGCAGCGGCTGGGCCTTCCTCATCAACGGCCTGTCCTTCCTCGCCCCGCTGACCGCGCTCTGGCTGATGCGCCCGAGCGAGCTCCACAAGGTGGAGCGCGCCCCGCGCGGCAAGGGGCAGCTCCGGGAGGGCCTGCGGTACGTGGCGGGCCGGCCGGACCTGATCTGGCCGATCGTCCTCGTCGGCTTCGTCGGCACCTTCGGCTTCAACTTCCCGATCTGGCTGACCGCCTTCTCCGGGGAGGTCTTCCACGTCGGCGCCGGCAGCTACGGCCTCCTCAACACGCTGATGGCGGCCGGCTCCCTCGCGGGCGCCCTGCTCGCGGCCCGCCGCGGCTCCACCCGGCTGCGGATGCTGGTGATCGCCGCGGGCGTCTTCGGCGGCCTGGAGGTCGCGGCCGCGTTCTCGCCGTCGTTCTGGCTCTTCGCGCTGCTGCTCGTGCCCATCGGCATGATCGGCCTCACCGTGAACATCACCGCCAACTCGGCCGTCCAGATGGCGACCGACCCGGTCATGCGCGGCCGGGTGATGAGCCTCTACATGATGGTCTTCGCGGGCGGTACGCCGATCGGCGCGCCGCTGCTCGGCTGGGTCACCGACACGTACGGCGCCCGCGTCGGCTTCGCGACGGGCGGTCTGGTCTCGCTCGCCGCGGCGGCCGTCATCGGCCTGGTCCTGGCCCGGATCGGCAACCTGAGGGTCGCCATGGGCTGGCGCCACGGCCACCCGAGCCTCCGCTTCGTCCCGCGCGTCGCGCCGGAGCGGCTGACCGCGGCGGCCTGA
- a CDS encoding lamin tail domain-containing protein: MRNRSIRPVIAAALVAGGLTGVLVATPAQATEYSSALKVAGVQYDAPGSDNNSCTTGNTKAEYVTIKNFSRTTRVNLKGYVVKDAVGNSYTFRIDHYLEPGDYVKLRGGKGTESDANNVAYRQNCNFIWNNDRDTIKLIKPGGAYADTHSYTKSANDRDGNGYITFHS; the protein is encoded by the coding sequence TTGCGCAACCGCTCCATCCGCCCCGTCATAGCCGCGGCCCTCGTCGCCGGCGGTCTGACCGGCGTCCTCGTCGCCACCCCGGCCCAGGCCACCGAGTACTCCTCGGCCCTGAAGGTCGCCGGCGTCCAGTACGACGCCCCGGGCAGCGACAACAACAGCTGCACGACCGGCAACACCAAGGCCGAGTACGTGACGATCAAGAACTTCTCCCGGACGACGCGGGTCAACCTCAAGGGGTACGTCGTCAAGGACGCGGTCGGCAACAGCTACACCTTCCGCATCGACCACTACCTGGAGCCCGGCGACTACGTGAAGCTGCGCGGCGGCAAGGGCACCGAGTCCGACGCGAACAACGTCGCCTACCGCCAGAACTGCAACTTCATCTGGAACAACGACCGGGACACGATCAAGCTGATCAAGCCGGGCGGCGCCTACGCCGACACGCACTCCTACACCAAGAGCGCGAACGACCGCGACGGCAACGGCTACATCACCTTCCACAGCTGA
- a CDS encoding GNAT family N-acetyltransferase, with protein sequence METHAIRIRRGGPADLPAVLAILDSAVVWLNGRGITAQWGTTPFTSRPETVEHVGRVMGEGEPWIAEVDGVPAGTLTLTPHPGTYVPPAGEPERYVRYLATDGRFHGLGVGAALLAHAAEETRRAGVSLLRVDCFAGSEGRLVAYYERQGFTRTDPFTVDAWPGQVLGMRVSP encoded by the coding sequence ATGGAGACCCATGCGATCAGGATCAGGCGCGGGGGGCCGGCGGACCTGCCGGCCGTCCTCGCGATACTCGACAGCGCCGTCGTCTGGCTCAACGGCCGCGGGATCACCGCCCAGTGGGGCACCACGCCCTTCACCTCCCGCCCGGAGACGGTGGAGCACGTGGGGCGGGTGATGGGCGAGGGCGAGCCGTGGATCGCGGAGGTGGACGGCGTCCCGGCCGGGACGCTGACGCTGACGCCGCACCCCGGGACGTACGTGCCGCCGGCCGGCGAGCCGGAGCGGTACGTGCGCTACCTCGCCACCGACGGGCGGTTCCACGGCCTCGGCGTGGGCGCGGCGCTGCTCGCCCACGCGGCGGAGGAGACCCGCCGCGCGGGCGTCTCGCTGCTCCGCGTGGACTGCTTCGCGGGCAGCGAGGGGCGGCTCGTCGCGTACTACGAGCGGCAGGGCTTCACCCGCACCGATCCGTTCACGGTCGACGCGTGGCCGGGACAGGTCCTGGGGATGCGGGTGTCGCCCTGA
- the thpR gene encoding RNA 2',3'-cyclic phosphodiesterase codes for MRLFAAVLPPAAPLAELGAVVDGLHALPGADALRWTSRPGWHFTLAFMGEVDDALLPDLHDRLARAARRTPPFGLRLHGGGHFGRRALWTGAAGDLDGMRLLAERADAAARRAGVPMEEHRRYQAHLTIARARGEDVPLTPFVDALHHFEGTRWQVGELALVRSNLPVSGVPGEQPRYETVAAWPLEGGARAAEGGAGAGERTG; via the coding sequence ATGAGGCTCTTCGCCGCCGTCCTGCCGCCCGCCGCCCCGCTCGCCGAACTGGGTGCCGTCGTCGACGGGCTCCACGCCCTGCCCGGGGCGGACGCGCTGCGCTGGACCTCCCGCCCGGGGTGGCACTTCACCCTCGCGTTCATGGGCGAGGTCGACGACGCCCTCCTGCCGGACCTGCACGACCGGCTGGCCCGGGCCGCCCGCCGCACCCCGCCGTTCGGACTCCGGCTGCACGGCGGCGGCCACTTCGGGCGGCGCGCCCTGTGGACCGGCGCCGCCGGGGACCTGGACGGGATGCGGCTGCTCGCCGAGCGCGCCGACGCGGCGGCCCGCAGGGCCGGGGTCCCCATGGAGGAGCACCGCCGCTACCAGGCCCACCTGACGATCGCACGCGCCCGCGGCGAGGACGTCCCCCTGACCCCCTTCGTCGACGCCCTGCACCACTTCGAGGGCACCCGCTGGCAGGTCGGCGAGCTGGCGCTGGTCCGCTCGAACCTGCCGGTGAGCGGGGTGCCCGGGGAGCAGCCCCGGTACGAGACGGTGGCCGCCTGGCCGCTGGAGGGCGGGGCGCGGGCGGCGGAGGGCGGGGCCGGGGCGGGGGAGCGCACCGGTTAA
- a CDS encoding aldo/keto reductase, giving the protein MEYTQLGRTGLKVSRLVLGTMNFGPQTDEATSHAIMDTALDAGLNFFDTANVYGWGVNKGRTEEIIGSWFAKGDGRRDRTVLATKVYGNMGPDGEAWPNHDKISALNIRRAVDASLKRLGTDYIDVYQFHHVDRATPFDEVWQAIDVLITQGKILYAGSSNFPGYKIAQANEAAARRGMVGLVSEQCLYNLYERRAEMEVIPAAQEYGLGLIPWSPLHGGLLGGVLKKETEGKRRTEGRAAETLADPAVRAKFQAYEDLLDKHGLAPGEVGLAWLLTRPGVTGPIVGPRTPEQLAGALRALELELSDELLAELDGIFPGPGPSPEAFAW; this is encoded by the coding sequence ATGGAGTACACGCAGCTCGGACGCACCGGACTCAAGGTCAGCCGCCTCGTCCTCGGCACGATGAACTTCGGCCCGCAGACCGACGAGGCCACCAGTCACGCGATCATGGACACGGCGCTCGACGCCGGCCTCAACTTCTTCGACACGGCCAACGTCTACGGCTGGGGCGTGAACAAGGGCCGCACCGAGGAGATCATCGGCTCCTGGTTCGCCAAGGGCGACGGCCGCCGCGACCGGACCGTCCTCGCCACCAAGGTGTACGGGAACATGGGTCCCGACGGCGAGGCGTGGCCGAACCACGACAAGATCTCGGCGCTCAACATCCGTCGCGCGGTGGACGCCAGCCTCAAGCGGCTCGGCACCGACTACATCGACGTCTACCAGTTCCACCACGTCGACCGCGCGACCCCCTTCGACGAGGTCTGGCAGGCGATCGACGTCCTGATCACGCAGGGCAAGATCCTCTACGCCGGCTCGTCCAACTTCCCCGGCTACAAGATCGCCCAGGCGAACGAGGCCGCCGCCCGCCGCGGCATGGTCGGCCTGGTCAGCGAGCAGTGCCTCTACAACCTCTACGAGCGCCGCGCCGAGATGGAGGTCATCCCGGCCGCCCAGGAGTACGGCCTCGGGCTCATCCCCTGGTCGCCGCTGCACGGCGGACTGCTCGGCGGCGTCCTGAAGAAGGAGACCGAGGGCAAGCGGCGCACCGAGGGCCGCGCGGCGGAGACGCTCGCGGACCCGGCGGTGCGGGCGAAGTTCCAGGCGTACGAGGACCTCCTCGACAAGCACGGTCTGGCCCCCGGCGAGGTCGGCCTGGCCTGGCTGCTCACCCGCCCCGGCGTGACGGGTCCGATCGTCGGCCCGCGCACCCCGGAGCAGCTGGCGGGCGCCCTGCGCGCGCTGGAGCTGGAGCTGTCGGACGAGCTCCTCGCGGAGCTGGACGGGATCTTCCCGGGCCCGGGCCCCTCGCCGGAGGCGTTCGCCTGGTAG
- a CDS encoding MarR family winged helix-turn-helix transcriptional regulator: MVDHVAGENVNQVVDSGKGIPDRPGASDASGAPGLPDSPGFLLPLLLFGGFRTLIDRLHARLAEEGHPDMRPAHGFAMQAIGDRGATASEIGRRLGVSKQAAGKTVDRLLALGYAERADDPADARRKLVHLTPRGHDALARSAAVFDELRAEWSTVLGADRVRALEADLRNVVPAETAFRLDATSWLGGV, encoded by the coding sequence ATGGTTGACCATGTCGCGGGAGAAAACGTAAACCAGGTTGTCGATTCGGGCAAGGGGATTCCCGACCGCCCCGGCGCGTCCGACGCCTCCGGCGCCCCGGGCCTCCCCGACTCCCCCGGATTCCTGCTGCCCCTGCTGCTCTTCGGCGGCTTCCGCACCCTCATCGACCGGCTGCACGCCCGGCTCGCCGAGGAGGGCCACCCCGACATGCGGCCCGCCCACGGCTTCGCCATGCAGGCCATCGGCGACCGGGGCGCCACCGCCAGCGAGATCGGCCGCCGGCTCGGGGTCTCCAAGCAGGCGGCCGGCAAGACCGTCGACCGGCTCCTCGCCCTCGGATACGCGGAACGCGCCGACGATCCCGCCGACGCGCGCCGCAAACTCGTCCACCTCACCCCGCGCGGCCACGACGCCCTGGCCCGCTCCGCCGCCGTCTTCGACGAACTGCGGGCCGAGTGGAGCACCGTCCTGGGCGCCGACCGCGTCCGCGCCCTGGAGGCGGACCTGCGGAACGTGGTCCCCGCGGAGACCGCGTTCCGCCTCGACGCCACCAGCTGGCTCGGCGGCGTCTGA
- a CDS encoding carboxymuconolactone decarboxylase, whose protein sequence is MPHTTPTTLADRTAVAVALLKAQAPQVLDAFLALSATFESTSLDPHSRETVILTVARRSQCHLCVDMHEAKLAALGPAPAPERLAAVERFTLQVLASSGAVSDAELAAFEAAGYTRQNALEVVLGIGAYTLSTFANRLTRAA, encoded by the coding sequence TTGCCGCACACCACTCCCACCACCCTCGCCGACCGCACCGCCGTCGCCGTCGCCCTCCTCAAGGCCCAGGCCCCGCAGGTCCTCGACGCCTTCCTCGCGCTCTCCGCGACCTTCGAGTCCACCAGCCTCGACCCCCACTCCCGCGAGACCGTGATCCTCACCGTCGCCCGCCGCAGCCAGTGCCACCTCTGCGTCGACATGCACGAGGCGAAACTCGCCGCCCTCGGCCCCGCCCCCGCCCCCGAACGCCTCGCCGCCGTCGAGAGGTTCACCCTCCAGGTGCTCGCCTCCTCGGGCGCGGTGTCGGACGCCGAACTGGCCGCCTTCGAGGCCGCCGGCTACACCCGGCAGAACGCCCTGGAGGTCGTCCTCGGCATCGGCGCGTACACCCTCTCCACCTTCGCGAACCGCCTCACCCGCGCCGCGTGA
- a CDS encoding GDSL-type esterase/lipase family protein, with amino-acid sequence MRFLFVGDSMTIGRAGDWTWRYRMWRHLEATLPGGFEIVGPRTGLYDPAADAPASDAYADPAFPAPARRHLAGWGEGWLHMAPVVGETVAATGADVLLVSLGLIDLGFYTNSDQTEENVRAFVAAARAANPRVRVVLLPVIPNVRATYDAPFAAECARFNELLAKAVADLDSAASPLLLATVPESYDLQEDTYDGTHPGPSGEHKLAAAFAGAMHQAWGLGGPYVTRRG; translated from the coding sequence ATGCGTTTTCTGTTCGTCGGCGACAGCATGACCATCGGACGCGCCGGCGACTGGACCTGGCGGTACCGCATGTGGCGGCATCTGGAGGCCACCCTGCCGGGCGGGTTCGAGATCGTCGGGCCCCGCACGGGTCTGTACGATCCGGCGGCCGACGCCCCGGCCTCGGACGCGTACGCCGATCCGGCCTTCCCCGCCCCGGCCCGCCGGCATCTGGCGGGGTGGGGCGAGGGATGGCTGCACATGGCTCCGGTGGTCGGGGAGACCGTGGCGGCCACGGGGGCCGACGTGCTGCTGGTCTCGCTGGGTCTGATCGACCTGGGCTTCTACACGAACAGCGACCAGACCGAGGAGAACGTGCGGGCCTTCGTGGCCGCCGCCCGGGCCGCGAATCCGCGGGTCCGGGTGGTGCTGCTGCCCGTGATCCCGAACGTCCGCGCCACCTACGACGCTCCCTTCGCCGCCGAGTGCGCCCGTTTCAACGAGCTGCTGGCGAAGGCGGTGGCCGACCTGGACTCGGCGGCCTCTCCGCTGCTGCTGGCGACGGTCCCGGAGTCGTACGACCTCCAGGAGGACACGTACGACGGGACGCACCCGGGTCCGAGCGGCGAGCACAAGCTGGCCGCCGCGTTCGCCGGGGCGATGCACCAGGCGTGGGGGCTCGGGGGGCCGTACGTCACGCGGCGCGGGTGA
- a CDS encoding alpha/beta hydrolase — protein MPTFSAPDGTLLAYHVSGAGAPLLCLPGGPMQDSAYLGDLGGLDAHRTLVRLDLRGTGASAVPEDPASYRCDRLVEDVEALRVHLGLDAVDVLGHSAGANLAALYTARYPERVSRLVLVTPGSAAVGLDATGEERLAAARGKWRADEPWFAEAYAALEELTAGRGTAESFAAVAPFFHGTWDEAARERHAESERQRNGEAAGVFGSAGAYEPAVTRAALKGFGRPVLAVAGEGDVNSPVETVTAYADLFPESRLWVLAGGGHFPWHDDAEWFREKVGAFLG, from the coding sequence ATGCCTACCTTCTCCGCCCCCGACGGCACCCTGCTCGCGTACCACGTGTCCGGTGCCGGCGCCCCGCTGCTCTGTCTGCCGGGCGGTCCGATGCAGGACTCCGCCTATCTGGGCGACCTGGGCGGTCTGGACGCCCACCGGACGCTGGTCCGCCTCGATCTGCGGGGGACGGGCGCGTCGGCGGTGCCGGAGGATCCGGCCTCGTACCGCTGCGACCGGCTGGTGGAGGACGTGGAGGCGCTGCGGGTCCACCTGGGGCTCGACGCGGTCGACGTGCTGGGGCATTCGGCGGGGGCGAACCTGGCGGCGCTGTACACGGCCCGGTATCCGGAGCGGGTGTCGCGGCTCGTGCTGGTGACGCCGGGCTCGGCGGCGGTGGGGCTCGACGCGACCGGGGAGGAGCGGCTGGCGGCGGCGCGGGGGAAGTGGCGCGCGGACGAGCCGTGGTTCGCGGAGGCGTACGCGGCTCTGGAGGAGCTGACGGCCGGGCGGGGTACGGCGGAGAGCTTCGCGGCGGTGGCGCCGTTCTTCCACGGCACGTGGGACGAGGCGGCGCGGGAGCGGCACGCCGAGAGCGAGCGGCAGCGGAACGGCGAGGCCGCCGGGGTGTTCGGCAGCGCGGGGGCGTACGAGCCGGCGGTGACGCGTGCGGCGCTGAAGGGGTTCGGGCGTCCGGTGCTGGCCGTCGCCGGTGAGGGGGACGTGAACTCGCCCGTGGAGACGGTGACCGCGTACGCGGATCTGTTCCCGGAGTCGCGGTTGTGGGTCCTGGCGGGCGGGGGGCACTTCCCGTGGCACGACGACGCGGAGTGGTTCAGGGAGAAGGTCGGCGCGTTCCTGGGCTGA
- a CDS encoding WD40 repeat domain-containing protein, whose amino-acid sequence MRSALCALGAAAALALLPAGHARAEGQEPDRDFTIEDPRVTESSGLAASRAHPGIYWTHNDQDEPRVFAVDSRTGRTVATITLTGVGTPRDMEAVSVGPDGAVYVGDIGDNLDGSWDHVWIYRFPEPKTLKDQTVRAEQYVVKYADGPRNAEALMVHPKTGRVYIASKNEDGGGLYAGPERLSTSGTNTFRRIGDVPWVTDGAFSPDGRRLLLRGYFSAREYDWKDGRIDGDGTSPGAPFQGQAESVTYTPDGTGMLFGSEGAQSRVVRVDRPDAPAPADPGPGQEAPTPGTPPGATPAATDSPGSATKGFLVLAGATVLVLGVKRLLRRD is encoded by the coding sequence ATGCGATCCGCTCTGTGCGCCCTCGGCGCAGCCGCCGCCCTGGCGCTGCTCCCGGCCGGCCATGCCCGCGCCGAAGGGCAGGAACCCGACCGGGACTTCACCATCGAGGACCCCCGCGTCACCGAGTCCAGCGGCCTCGCCGCCAGCCGCGCCCACCCCGGCATCTACTGGACGCACAACGACCAGGACGAACCCCGCGTCTTCGCCGTCGACTCCCGCACCGGCAGGACGGTCGCGACGATCACCCTGACCGGCGTCGGCACCCCCCGCGACATGGAGGCCGTCTCCGTCGGCCCGGACGGCGCCGTCTACGTCGGCGACATCGGCGACAACCTCGACGGCTCCTGGGACCACGTCTGGATCTACCGCTTCCCCGAGCCGAAGACCCTGAAGGACCAGACCGTCCGGGCGGAGCAGTACGTCGTGAAGTACGCCGACGGCCCCCGCAACGCCGAGGCGCTGATGGTCCACCCGAAGACCGGCCGCGTCTACATCGCCAGCAAGAACGAGGACGGCGGCGGCCTGTACGCCGGCCCCGAGCGCCTCTCCACCTCCGGCACCAACACCTTCCGCCGCATCGGCGACGTCCCCTGGGTCACCGACGGGGCCTTCTCGCCCGACGGCCGAAGGCTGCTCCTGCGCGGCTACTTCAGCGCCCGCGAGTACGACTGGAAGGACGGCCGCATCGACGGCGACGGCACCTCGCCCGGCGCCCCCTTCCAGGGCCAGGCGGAATCCGTCACGTACACCCCCGACGGCACGGGCATGCTCTTCGGCTCGGAAGGCGCCCAGAGCCGCGTCGTCCGCGTCGACCGCCCGGACGCGCCCGCGCCGGCGGACCCCGGCCCGGGGCAGGAAGCCCCCACCCCCGGGACGCCCCCCGGAGCCACGCCCGCCGCCACCGACTCCCCGGGCAGCGCCACCAAGGGCTTCCTCGTCCTCGCCGGCGCCACCGTCCTCGTCCTCGGCGTGAAACGCCTCCTCCGCCGCGACTGA
- the serC gene encoding phosphoserine transaminase: MADIQIPADIKPADGRFGAGPSKVRTEALDALAATGTSLLGTSHRQAPVKNLVGEVRSGVSELFSLPEGYEVVLGNGGSTAFWDVATHGLIESKSQHLTFGEFSSKFAKAAKLAPWLAEPTVISSEPGTHPEPVAEAGVDVYAYTHNETSTGVAAPIKRVAGADEGALVLVDATSGAGGLPVDITESDVYYFAPQKSFAAEGGLWLAVFSPAALERAQRIHASGRHIPEFFSLPTAIDNSLKNQTYNTPALSTLFLLNEQLKWINGQGGLEWAVARTKESSDALYAWAEESKHATPFVTDPAKRSQVIGTIDFADEIDAAAVAKVLRANGIVDTEPYRKLGRNQLRIAMFPAVDPADVRALTACIDYVIDKL, from the coding sequence GTGGCCGATATCCAGATTCCCGCTGACATCAAGCCCGCAGACGGCCGTTTCGGCGCGGGCCCCTCCAAGGTGCGGACGGAGGCGCTGGACGCCCTGGCCGCCACCGGCACCTCTCTCCTGGGCACCTCCCACCGCCAGGCTCCGGTCAAGAACCTGGTCGGCGAGGTCCGTTCCGGCGTCTCCGAGCTCTTCTCGCTGCCCGAGGGCTACGAGGTGGTCCTGGGCAACGGCGGCTCGACCGCCTTCTGGGACGTGGCGACGCACGGTCTGATCGAGTCCAAGTCGCAGCACCTCACCTTCGGCGAGTTCTCCTCGAAGTTCGCCAAGGCGGCGAAGCTGGCCCCGTGGCTGGCCGAGCCGACCGTGATCTCCTCCGAGCCGGGTACGCACCCGGAGCCGGTGGCCGAGGCGGGCGTCGACGTCTACGCGTACACCCACAACGAGACCTCGACCGGTGTCGCCGCCCCGATCAAGCGGGTCGCGGGCGCCGACGAGGGTGCGCTCGTCCTGGTGGACGCGACCTCGGGCGCGGGCGGCCTGCCGGTCGACATCACCGAGTCGGACGTCTACTACTTCGCTCCGCAGAAGTCCTTCGCCGCCGAGGGCGGTCTGTGGCTGGCGGTGTTCTCGCCGGCCGCGCTGGAGCGGGCGCAGCGGATCCACGCGTCGGGCCGGCACATCCCGGAGTTCTTCTCCCTGCCGACGGCGATCGACAACTCGCTGAAGAACCAGACGTACAACACCCCTGCCCTGTCGACCCTCTTCCTGCTGAACGAGCAGCTGAAGTGGATCAACGGCCAGGGTGGTCTGGAGTGGGCGGTGGCGCGGACGAAGGAGTCCTCGGACGCCCTGTACGCGTGGGCCGAGGAGTCGAAGCACGCGACGCCGTTCGTCACCGACCCGGCGAAGCGCTCGCAGGTCATCGGCACGATCGACTTCGCGGACGAGATCGACGCGGCGGCGGTCGCCAAGGTGCTGCGCGCCAACGGGATCGTGGACACGGAGCCGTACCGGAAGCTGGGCCGCAACCAGCTGCGGATCGCGATGTTCCCGGCGGTCGACCCGGCGGACGTGCGGGCGCTGACGGCCTGCATCGACTACGTCATCGACAAGCTGTAG